Proteins encoded within one genomic window of Megalobrama amblycephala isolate DHTTF-2021 unplaced genomic scaffold, ASM1881202v1 scaffold540, whole genome shotgun sequence:
- the LOC125261971 gene encoding serine/threonine-protein kinase pim-2-like isoform X1 has translation MALKRKHSSSAQVYDSYRSISSTFSTDAAKNHQPVSVVEENEMPVRKRRRLDSFEKPPSLHFCEWSGNSDQETAAKYERSAEDQNSLQYSACALEDDGLQKTLSSGLEPKRTSFNIGRKRKRSSHSVQVYDSHQSTSSTSSTDATENHQPISVGEENEMPMRKRRRLDSFEKPPALHFCERSGSSDQETAAKYERSAEDQNSLQYSACALEDHGLQEPASSGLEVLPPADQQVQTPPAPVHLSPVSPAPNHNNRVDLTTEDNILNRYKIGRKLGEGGFGSVYEGKRLEDDLEVAVKFVQKTPEDMEYINIPGHPTPLPLEVGLLTLVNKGPKVPEIIELLEWQDQPDQYIMVLERPPSCQDLWDFLNNHDGILNEDTARFIMTQATMAAHVCCRRGVFHSDIKLENLLVNTETLEVKLIDFGCGDLLQESAYDVFCGTDEYCPPEYNTDGKYHGKPATVWSLGVLLFVLVCGRFPEPNDLERIYDGIWSEPGLSNECCQLIRSLLQKNPRRRIDLRKIIFHEWFKVLSLRSATNDFEDKFAFHFNDFGKIVF, from the exons ATGGCACTGAAGAGAAAACATAGTTCTAGCGCTCAGGTGTACGACTCTTACCGCAGCATCTCCTCAACTTTCAGCACCGATGCGGCTAAAAACCATCAGCCCGTTAGTGTTGTTGAGGAAAATGAGATGCCAGTGAGAAAGAGGAGGAGATTGGATAGTTTTGAGAAGCCGCCCTCTCTTCATTTTTGTGAATGGAGCGGCAACTCAGACCAAGAGACCGCTGCGAAATATGAGAGAAGTGCTGAGG ATCAGAATTCTCTACAGTACAGCGCCTGTGCTTTAGAGGATGATGGCCTTCAGAAAACTCTTTCCAGTGGTCTTGAACCCAAGCGGACATCTTTTAACATTGGCAGAAAGAGAAAACGAAGTTCTCACAGTGTTCAGGTGTACGACTCCCATCAGAGCACATCCTCAACATCCAGCACTGATGCGACTGAAAACCATCAGCCCATTAGTGTTGGTGAGGAAAATGAGATGCCAATGAGAAAGAGAAGGAGGTTGGATAGTTTTGAGAAGCCGCCCGCTCTTCATTTCTGTGAACGGAGCGGCAGCTCAGACCAAGAGACCGCTGCGAAATATGAGAGAAGTGCTGAGG ATCAGAATTCTCTACAGTACAGCGCCTGTGCTCTAGAGGATCATGGTCTTCAGGAACCTGCTTCCAGCGGTCTTGAAGTCCTTCCTCCTGCAGATCAGCAGGTTCAAACCCCTCCAGCTCCAGTCCACCTCAGTCCAGTCAGTCCAGCACCAAATCACAACAACAGAGTGGACTTGACAACTGAGG ACAACATTCTGAACCGGTATAAAATCGGCAGAAAACTTGGTGAGGGAGGATTCGGATCTGTCTATGAAGGGAAACGCTTGGAGGATGACCTTGAG GTGGCAGTGAAATTTGTCCAAAAAACACCAGAAGACATGGAATACATCAACATT CCTGGTCATCCCACACCCCTTCCATTAGAGGTCGGCCTGTTAACTCTTGTTAATAAGGGTCCTAAAGTTCCAGAGATCATTGAGCTGCTGGAGTGGCAGGACCAACCTGACCAATACATCATGGTCTTGGAGCGTCCCCCATCCTGCCAAGATCTGTGGGATTTTCTGAACAATCACGACGGCATCCTCAATGAGGACACAGCACGGTTTATAATGACGCAGGCAACAATGGCCGCTCACGTGTGCTGTCGTCGTGGAGTTTTCCACAGTGACATTAAACTGGAGAACCTGCTGGTCAACACCGAAACACTCGAGGTCAAACTGATCGACTTCGGGTGCGGGGATCTCCTGCAAGAATCCGCCTATGACGTCTTCTGTG GCACAGATGAGTACTGCCCACCTGAGTACAACACAGACGGCAAATACCACGGTAAACCAGCTACTGTGTGGTCTCTGGGAGTGCTCTTATTCGTGTTGGTCTGTGGACGCTTTCCAGAACCCAACGACCTGGAGAGGATTTATGATGGCATCTGGTCTGAGCCTGGCTTGTCAAACG aatgctgccAGCTGATTCGATCCCTCCTGCAGAAAAACCCAAGGCGGCGGATTGATTTGAGGAAAATCATTTTCCATGAATGGTTTAAGGTATTGAGCTTAAGATCAGCTACAAATGATTTTGAAGATAAATTCGcttttcattttaatgattttggAAAAATTGTCTTCTAA
- the LOC125261971 gene encoding serine/threonine-protein kinase pim-2-like isoform X2, translating into MALKRKHSSSAQVYDSYRSISSTFSTDAAKNHQPVSVVEENEMPVRKRRRLDSFEKPPSLHFCEWSGNSDQETAAKYERSAEDQNSLQYSACALEDDGLQKTLSSGLEPKRTSFNIGRKRKRSSHSVQVYDSHQSTSSTSSTDATENHQPISVGEENEMPMRKRRRLDSFEKPPALHFCERSGSSDQETAAKYERSAEDQNSLQYSACALEDHGLQEPASSGLEVLPPADQQVQTPPAPVHLSPVSPAPNHNNRVDLTTEDNILNRYKIGRKLGEGGFGSVYEGKRLEDDLEVAVKFVQKTPEDMEYINIPGHPTPLPLEVGLLTLVNKGPKVPEIIELLEWQDQPDQYIMVLERPPSCQDLWDFLNNHDGILNEDTARFIMTQATMAAHVCCRRGVFHSDIKLENLLVNTETLEVKLIDFGCGDLLQESAYDVFCGTDEYCPPEYNTDGKYHGKPATVWSLGVLLFVLVCGRFPEPNDLERIYDGIWSEPGLSNECCQLIRSLLQKNPRRRIDLRKIIFHEWFKVTE; encoded by the exons ATGGCACTGAAGAGAAAACATAGTTCTAGCGCTCAGGTGTACGACTCTTACCGCAGCATCTCCTCAACTTTCAGCACCGATGCGGCTAAAAACCATCAGCCCGTTAGTGTTGTTGAGGAAAATGAGATGCCAGTGAGAAAGAGGAGGAGATTGGATAGTTTTGAGAAGCCGCCCTCTCTTCATTTTTGTGAATGGAGCGGCAACTCAGACCAAGAGACCGCTGCGAAATATGAGAGAAGTGCTGAGG ATCAGAATTCTCTACAGTACAGCGCCTGTGCTTTAGAGGATGATGGCCTTCAGAAAACTCTTTCCAGTGGTCTTGAACCCAAGCGGACATCTTTTAACATTGGCAGAAAGAGAAAACGAAGTTCTCACAGTGTTCAGGTGTACGACTCCCATCAGAGCACATCCTCAACATCCAGCACTGATGCGACTGAAAACCATCAGCCCATTAGTGTTGGTGAGGAAAATGAGATGCCAATGAGAAAGAGAAGGAGGTTGGATAGTTTTGAGAAGCCGCCCGCTCTTCATTTCTGTGAACGGAGCGGCAGCTCAGACCAAGAGACCGCTGCGAAATATGAGAGAAGTGCTGAGG ATCAGAATTCTCTACAGTACAGCGCCTGTGCTCTAGAGGATCATGGTCTTCAGGAACCTGCTTCCAGCGGTCTTGAAGTCCTTCCTCCTGCAGATCAGCAGGTTCAAACCCCTCCAGCTCCAGTCCACCTCAGTCCAGTCAGTCCAGCACCAAATCACAACAACAGAGTGGACTTGACAACTGAGG ACAACATTCTGAACCGGTATAAAATCGGCAGAAAACTTGGTGAGGGAGGATTCGGATCTGTCTATGAAGGGAAACGCTTGGAGGATGACCTTGAG GTGGCAGTGAAATTTGTCCAAAAAACACCAGAAGACATGGAATACATCAACATT CCTGGTCATCCCACACCCCTTCCATTAGAGGTCGGCCTGTTAACTCTTGTTAATAAGGGTCCTAAAGTTCCAGAGATCATTGAGCTGCTGGAGTGGCAGGACCAACCTGACCAATACATCATGGTCTTGGAGCGTCCCCCATCCTGCCAAGATCTGTGGGATTTTCTGAACAATCACGACGGCATCCTCAATGAGGACACAGCACGGTTTATAATGACGCAGGCAACAATGGCCGCTCACGTGTGCTGTCGTCGTGGAGTTTTCCACAGTGACATTAAACTGGAGAACCTGCTGGTCAACACCGAAACACTCGAGGTCAAACTGATCGACTTCGGGTGCGGGGATCTCCTGCAAGAATCCGCCTATGACGTCTTCTGTG GCACAGATGAGTACTGCCCACCTGAGTACAACACAGACGGCAAATACCACGGTAAACCAGCTACTGTGTGGTCTCTGGGAGTGCTCTTATTCGTGTTGGTCTGTGGACGCTTTCCAGAACCCAACGACCTGGAGAGGATTTATGATGGCATCTGGTCTGAGCCTGGCTTGTCAAACG aatgctgccAGCTGATTCGATCCCTCCTGCAGAAAAACCCAAGGCGGCGGATTGATTTGAGGAAAATCATTTTCCATGAATGGTTTAAG gtCACAGAATAA
- the LOC125261971 gene encoding serine/threonine-protein kinase pim-2-like isoform X3, with amino-acid sequence MALKRKHSSSAQVYDSYRSISSTFSTDAAKNHQPVSVVEENEMPVRKRRRLDSFEKPPSLHFCEWSGNSDQETAAKYERSAEDQNSLQYSACALEDHGLQEPASSGLEVLPPADQQVQTPPAPVHLSPVSPAPNHNNRVDLTTEDNILNRYKIGRKLGEGGFGSVYEGKRLEDDLEVAVKFVQKTPEDMEYINIPGHPTPLPLEVGLLTLVNKGPKVPEIIELLEWQDQPDQYIMVLERPPSCQDLWDFLNNHDGILNEDTARFIMTQATMAAHVCCRRGVFHSDIKLENLLVNTETLEVKLIDFGCGDLLQESAYDVFCGTDEYCPPEYNTDGKYHGKPATVWSLGVLLFVLVCGRFPEPNDLERIYDGIWSEPGLSNECCQLIRSLLQKNPRRRIDLRKIIFHEWFKVLSLRSATNDFEDKFAFHFNDFGKIVF; translated from the exons ATGGCACTGAAGAGAAAACATAGTTCTAGCGCTCAGGTGTACGACTCTTACCGCAGCATCTCCTCAACTTTCAGCACCGATGCGGCTAAAAACCATCAGCCCGTTAGTGTTGTTGAGGAAAATGAGATGCCAGTGAGAAAGAGGAGGAGATTGGATAGTTTTGAGAAGCCGCCCTCTCTTCATTTTTGTGAATGGAGCGGCAACTCAGACCAAGAGACCGCTGCGAAATATGAGAGAAGTGCTGAGG ATCAGAATTCTCTACAGTACAGCGCCTGTGCTCTAGAGGATCATGGTCTTCAGGAACCTGCTTCCAGCGGTCTTGAAGTCCTTCCTCCTGCAGATCAGCAGGTTCAAACCCCTCCAGCTCCAGTCCACCTCAGTCCAGTCAGTCCAGCACCAAATCACAACAACAGAGTGGACTTGACAACTGAGG ACAACATTCTGAACCGGTATAAAATCGGCAGAAAACTTGGTGAGGGAGGATTCGGATCTGTCTATGAAGGGAAACGCTTGGAGGATGACCTTGAG GTGGCAGTGAAATTTGTCCAAAAAACACCAGAAGACATGGAATACATCAACATT CCTGGTCATCCCACACCCCTTCCATTAGAGGTCGGCCTGTTAACTCTTGTTAATAAGGGTCCTAAAGTTCCAGAGATCATTGAGCTGCTGGAGTGGCAGGACCAACCTGACCAATACATCATGGTCTTGGAGCGTCCCCCATCCTGCCAAGATCTGTGGGATTTTCTGAACAATCACGACGGCATCCTCAATGAGGACACAGCACGGTTTATAATGACGCAGGCAACAATGGCCGCTCACGTGTGCTGTCGTCGTGGAGTTTTCCACAGTGACATTAAACTGGAGAACCTGCTGGTCAACACCGAAACACTCGAGGTCAAACTGATCGACTTCGGGTGCGGGGATCTCCTGCAAGAATCCGCCTATGACGTCTTCTGTG GCACAGATGAGTACTGCCCACCTGAGTACAACACAGACGGCAAATACCACGGTAAACCAGCTACTGTGTGGTCTCTGGGAGTGCTCTTATTCGTGTTGGTCTGTGGACGCTTTCCAGAACCCAACGACCTGGAGAGGATTTATGATGGCATCTGGTCTGAGCCTGGCTTGTCAAACG aatgctgccAGCTGATTCGATCCCTCCTGCAGAAAAACCCAAGGCGGCGGATTGATTTGAGGAAAATCATTTTCCATGAATGGTTTAAGGTATTGAGCTTAAGATCAGCTACAAATGATTTTGAAGATAAATTCGcttttcattttaatgattttggAAAAATTGTCTTCTAA